A region of the Pseudonocardia cypriaca genome:
GCGCCGTCCTCGGTGGCCGTGCGCGTGGAGGAGTCGTCATCGCCCTTGGCGACCGCCAGCTCGTCGTCCCCCAGCGGCGGGGCGGACGCCGCCCCCTCCGCGGAGATCGCCTGGCCGTTCGCGAGCACCAGAGCCAGCCGGATGTCGCCCGCGCCGAGGACCTCGGTGGGGATGGTCGCGAGCACCTGGGGATCGCCCAACTCGCTCTGCGCGGCGGCGGAAGCGCGCTGCAGGAGGTTCGCGTCGAGCGTCTGCATGATGTTGACGCGGACGGTGACGAACGCCGCCGCGGAGACCAGCACCACAGCCAGCGCCGCCACGAGCGCAGCGAGCACCCCGACCCGGGTGCGCAACGAGAGCTGGTCGATGGCCTCCCGCCGAGAGGGCCTGCCCTGCCGCTGCTGCGCGGCAGGCCAGGTCACGGCGGCGTGTCGCGCAGGACGTACCCGACGCCGCGCACGGTGTGGATCAGGCGCGGCTCACCCTCGGCCTCGGTCTTGCGTCGCAGGTAGCCGACGTAGACCTCCAGCGCGTTGCCGGTGGTCGGGAAGTCGTAGCCCCAGACCTGCTCCAGGATCTGGGATCGGGTGAGCACCCGGCGCGGGTTGGCGAGCAGCAGTTCCAGCAACGTGAACTCGGTGCGGGTGAGGCTGATCGGCCGGTCACCACGCCGGACCTCGCGCGTGTCGGGGTCGAGCGAGAGATCGGCGTACTCCAGCGGCTTGCTCTGCCCAGCGGCCGCGGCGGCGATGTCGTCCGGGGAGCGGCGCCGCAGCAACGCACGCAGCCGGGCGAGCAGCTCCTCGAGCGCGAACGGCTTGGGCAGGTAGTCGTCGGCGCCCGCGTCGAGGCCCGCCACCCGGTCGGAGACGGCGTCGCGGGCCGTGAGCACGAGGATCGGCAGCTCGTCGCCCGCCGCGCGCATCCGCCGGCACACCTCGAGCCCGTCGAGGCGGGGCATCATCACGTCGAGGACCATCGCGTCGGGGCGCTGCGCGAGCACGGCATCGAGGGCTGCCTGGCCGTCGCTCGCGAGCTCGACCTGGTAGCCGTTGAAGGCCAGTGAACGGCGCAGCGACTCCCGTACTGATCGGTCGTCGTCGACGACGAGGATGCGCATGCGGTCAGTGTGAACGCGTGATCTGAGACCCGCCTGAGAGGTGCATGTGGCGCGGGCAACGTTCCCCACCCGGGTGACCAGCGAATTCGCAAGCGCCAGCAGACCCGCCGCGCTACCGTCGCCCCATGGCGAGCGCGCGTCGATTTCCGTGCCCCCGGCCGCTGTGCGGCCGCGCGGGCACCGATGCATCCGTCTGATCCGCGCGACCGGGGCGGCCGGGGGGTGAACCCACCCGCCACCACCCGTGAGGATCACCGTGACCGCCACCCTCTCCCCCGACCAGGTCGCCGCCGCCCTCGCGCTGCGCGACCTGACCGATCCCGCCCAGGGCACGCACGCCGTCGGGCTGCTGCTCGACGCCGCCGTCGACGCCCTCGCCGCCCGCTGGGGCAGCACGGTGCGCGTGCTGCGCCCGTCCCCCGCCGTGGCCGTCGAGGACAACTACGACCGACTCGGCTACCCGGCCGCCGCGATCACCCGTGACGCCCGCTACTCGCGCTACCTCGGCGACACCGTCATGCTGCGCAGCCACACCACGGCCGGCGTGCCACCCGCCCTGCGTGCCCTCGCCGCCGAGGCGGACCCGCCCGCCGACCTGCTGCTCGTGCTGCCCGGCCTCGTGTACCGGCGCGACGCCATCGACCGCATGCACGTCGGCGAGCCGCACCAGGTCGACCTGTGGCGCATCACCCGCGGCGCGGTCGATCTGCAGGACATGCTCGACACGCTCGTCGAGGCGGTCCTGCCCGGATCCGACCGGCGCACGGTGCCCGCGCGGCACCCGTACACCGAGCAGGGCCGCCAGCTGGACGTCCGCGTCGGCGACGACTGGGTCGAGCTCGCCGAGTGCGGGCTCGCCGCGCCGCACGTGCTGGCCACGGCAGGCCTGGACCCGGGGCGCTGGCGCGGGCTCGCCCTCGGGATGGGGCTCGACCGGGCCGTCATGCTGCGCAAGGGCTGCCGGACATCCGGCTGCTGCGGGCCACCGACCCGCGGATCGCGGAGCAGATGCTCGACCTCACCCCGTGGCGGCCGGTCTCGATGCTGCCGGCGGTCCGGCGCGATCTCTCGATCGTCGCGGCGGACGACGTCGACGACGAGCTGCTCGGCGACCGCGCCCGCGCCGCCCTCGGCCGGGACGCCGACGCGTTGGAGAGCCTCACGGTGCTGGCCCGCACGCCCCACGAGCGGCTACCCGAACCCGCCCGGACCCGCCTCGGCACCGGGCCCGGCCAGGACAACGTGCTGCTGCGGATGGTCCTGCGCCCGCTCGACCGGACCCTCACCGACGCAGAGGCCAACATCGTGCGGGACCGCGTCTACGCCGCCGTGCACGAGGGCCCACACCACGAGTGGGCCGCATTGCCGGAACGGCAACATTCGTCGACAAGCTGATCCGGCAAGGCGCACCGTGCCGATATGGACGAACAGGATGTCTTCTCACCGGAGAGCGAAGCCCGCTTGTGCGAGCAGATTCTCGGGGACGCCCGACACGGCCTGGTCGTTCCGGGATCCGACTAGCGCGCCCACTCCGCCAGCACGTCCTGGGCGTCCCCGACGACGCGGGCGTGGAAGGCGGGGTCGACGGGGCCGTCCGGGTGCAGGTCGACGTTCACGCAGAACGCCCCGGCCGCCCGGGCGGTGGGCGCCAGCCATGACGCGGGCGCCACCCGACCGGACGTGCCGATCGCGAGGAAGAGGTCGCACGCCGAGACCAGCCGCCGGGCCGCGCCGAGCGCCTCCGGGTCGAGCATCTCGCCGAACAGGACGACGGCCGGGCGGGCCGGCTCGGTGCACCGCGCGCACTGCGGAGGAGCGGCGCGCAACGCTTCGTCGGCGGGCCCCGCCCAGCCGCAGAACGCCTCGTCGAGGCAGCGGGCCCGGCCCGCAGAGCCGTGCAGTTCGACGACGTCGACCGAGCCCGCGGCCTGGTGCAGGCCATCGACGTTCTGGGTGATCACCGACGCCCCGGCCGCCGCGAGCGCCCGATGCGCCTGCGTCGGCCCGGCGGCCGCCGCCGTCTTCCACATCCCGCCCCACACGTCCCACAGCGCGTCGACGTTCCCGGGCAGCAGGTGGGCGTGCATGGCCCGCTCGACCTCGGGCGAGAGCGTCCAGAGCCCGTCCGGCCCCCGGAACGTCCCGAGCCCGGCCGCCACGCTGATCCCCGCGCCGGTGAGGGCGCAGACCCGCGCGAACCGCTCCCGCGGTGCGACCTCGACGAGACTGCTGACGTCCAAGACTGCTCCCTCCGACCCGCCGATCCTCACATCTGGACGGGCTCGCCGCCCGGGCCGGGCGGCGAGCCCGGTCACGGCTAGGATCGAGCCCGCAAGCCCTCGTAGCTCAGGGGATAGAGCACCGCTCTCCTAAAGCGGGTGTCGCAGGTTCGAATCCTGCCGGGGGCACCACATCTCTTGTTGAGCTCGGGTTGCCCGTCGGGGTCGCCGTGCTCGCTCGTACGACGGCGGACCGGCGTGTGCCCACCGCAGCCCCGGGTCGGTGCCCGCGCTCGGGGGAACTCAGACCCGCGGTCGGGCCGGCGACGGCTCGTCGGCGAGGAGGTCGTGCAGCGTGAGCTGTTCGAGCTCGGCAGTGATCGCGCCGGCCACCCGGCTGTCGAGAGCCACGAGCGCGGCCTGCACCCTGCGCCCCACCGCACAGGCCGGATCCGGGCCGTGCAGGCCCAGCACCGCATGTCCGTCCTGCATCAGCTGCCAGACCCGCGACAGCGGGAGGTTGCGGGCGTCGATGGTCAGTTCCCAGCCCCCGTGAGGGCCGGGACGTGATCGCACCAGGCCCGCATCGCGCAACGGACCCAGGACGCGGCGCACGTAGACGGGGTTGACGTTCGTGCTGGCCGACAGCTCGTCGGAACTGACCGCTCGCTCCTCGACACCTGCGAGATAGGTCAGCACGTGCACGGCGACGGCGAATCGGGTGTTGGTCGGACCGGGCACAGCACCCATCTTGCCAGACCGCAATCGATCCGGCTACGTTTAATTCGTAGCCATGTTGACTACAGATTGGACGGACATGACCATCGCCATCACCGGGGCGTCGGGTTCCCTCGGCCGGGCCACGGCGGAGCTGGTGCTCAAGACCGTCGATCCCCGCGGCGTCGTCCTGACGACCCGACGGCCCGAGAA
Encoded here:
- a CDS encoding response regulator transcription factor, producing MRILVVDDDRSVRESLRRSLAFNGYQVELASDGQAALDAVLAQRPDAMVLDVMMPRLDGLEVCRRMRAAGDELPILVLTARDAVSDRVAGLDAGADDYLPKPFALEELLARLRALLRRRSPDDIAAAAAGQSKPLEYADLSLDPDTREVRRGDRPISLTRTEFTLLELLLANPRRVLTRSQILEQVWGYDFPTTGNALEVYVGYLRRKTEAEGEPRLIHTVRGVGYVLRDTPP
- a CDS encoding SIR2 family NAD-dependent protein deacylase, which gives rise to MDVSSLVEVAPRERFARVCALTGAGISVAAGLGTFRGPDGLWTLSPEVERAMHAHLLPGNVDALWDVWGGMWKTAAAAGPTQAHRALAAAGASVITQNVDGLHQAAGSVDVVELHGSAGRARCLDEAFCGWAGPADEALRAAPPQCARCTEPARPAVVLFGEMLDPEALGAARRLVSACDLFLAIGTSGRVAPASWLAPTARAAGAFCVNVDLHPDGPVDPAFHARVVGDAQDVLAEWAR
- a CDS encoding RrF2 family transcriptional regulator, with protein sequence MPGPTNTRFAVAVHVLTYLAGVEERAVSSDELSASTNVNPVYVRRVLGPLRDAGLVRSRPGPHGGWELTIDARNLPLSRVWQLMQDGHAVLGLHGPDPACAVGRRVQAALVALDSRVAGAITAELEQLTLHDLLADEPSPARPRV